In Lycium ferocissimum isolate CSIRO_LF1 chromosome 11, AGI_CSIRO_Lferr_CH_V1, whole genome shotgun sequence, a single genomic region encodes these proteins:
- the LOC132037235 gene encoding polygalacturonase inhibitor-like yields the protein MLPKMKPSLLYTLSFTLLFLSTSLSERCNANDKKALLEIKKGLGNPYDLLQWDPKTDCCDDWAKDTLSCDDDTNRVNSLSLTKIEDAGHLLPAIGDLLYLKQLDITKVRNLSGPIPPTIAKLTYLRSLKITQTNISGPIPEFLGEMKNLTYINLSENNLIGTIPPSLGQLSNLLYLRLDRNKLTGPIPESFGKLGPKLEFLYLGGNKLSGVVPSSFTGWSFETLDLSANKLEGDISFLFGKDSNTFQLYLSRNKFEFDFSKLKFGKNLVSLKLNHNNIYGGFPSGFEKRPWQEFNVSYNNLCGKIPQGGYMIRFDLYSYVHNKCLCDSPLPPCKM from the coding sequence ATGCTTCCTAAAATGAAGCCCTCTCTACTTTACACTCTTTCTTTCACTCTCTTATTTCTTTCTACATCTCTCTCCGAAAGGTGCAATGCAAATGACAAAAAAGCTCTCCTAGAAATCAAGAAAGGGCTGGGCAATCCCTATGACTTGCTCCAATGGGATCCCAAAACTgattgttgtgatgattgggcCAAGGACACTCTATCATGTGATGACGATACAAATCGTGTTAATTCCCTAAGCCTCACCAAAATTGAGGACGCCGGCCACCTCTTACCAGCCATTGGAGACCTCCTGTATCTCAAACAGTTGGACATCACCAAAGTACGCAATCTTTCAGGTCCAATTCCACCTACAATAGCCAAGCTCACATATCTCAGATCGTTGAAAATCACTCAAACAAACATTTCAGGACCTATCCCTGAATTTCTTGGTGAGATGAAAAACTTAACATACATCAACTTGTCAGAAAACAACCTCATTGGTACAATCCCTCCTTCACTTGGCCAACTGTCAAATTTATTGTATCTTCGCTTAGACAGGAACAAACTCACTGGACCAATCCCAGAATCATTCGGAAAATTAGGCCCAAAACTCGAGTTTCTTTACCTTGGAGGTAACAAACTCAGTGGAGTTGTACCGAGCTCTTTTACTGGTTGGAGCTTTGAGACACTCGACTTGTCCGCAAACAAGCTTGAAGGAGATATTTCTTTCTTGTTTGGGAAAGATTCGAATACATTTCAATTGTATTTGTCTCGGAATAAGTTTGAGTTTGACTTCTCAAAGTTAAAGTTTGGGAAGAATTTAGTGAGTTTGAAACTGAACCATAACAATATTTACGGGGGATTTCCATCAGGGTTTGAAAAGAGACCATGGCAGGAGTTCAATGTGAGTTACAACAATCTATGTGGGAAAATTCCGCAAGGTGGATACATGATTAGATTTGATCTCTATTCATATGTACACAACAAATGCTTGTGCGACTCTCCGTTGCCACCCTGTAAAATGTAA